The following are encoded in a window of Thalassotalea insulae genomic DNA:
- a CDS encoding cytochrome-c peroxidase: protein MKVLSFLLLFFAGVSLTAETKSESFVLKDNCPPSFELTKQGICRLVTQYQFYTSVQGRGLGGTRTALPPHRDGFTPEQIDLGRYLFFDPVLSKDGTISCASCHQPDKGFSDARDRSIGITGKKVARSAPTLWNVAFLDKFFWDARAATLEQQAQGPLFDAMEMGNTPEQLLATLRNNPDYQVMFAQAYPKASDIELGMVYRALAAFQTSLISLNSRYDRYAHGYHQALSQREIAGLNVFRSFVARCAECHQPPLFTNNQIAVIGTPEPEGRPFDMGAENTYHVSQLKGGFKVPTLRNIVKSAPYMHSGRYNKLIDTVKFYNDGRGNAVPEDQELLLHWHIAEPNLTDEEMQLIVEFLATLTDESLTPQIPKHVPSGLAPIDQAYQQSINNKQITTNDNNKATEQHGD from the coding sequence ATGAAAGTACTATCTTTTCTACTGCTCTTTTTCGCTGGTGTTTCATTAACAGCTGAAACAAAGAGCGAGTCTTTTGTGCTAAAGGATAATTGTCCGCCAAGTTTTGAACTAACTAAGCAGGGCATTTGCCGACTGGTTACTCAATATCAATTTTATACCTCAGTACAAGGACGCGGTTTAGGCGGTACCCGCACCGCATTGCCACCGCATCGAGACGGCTTTACCCCTGAGCAAATCGACTTAGGTCGTTATCTATTTTTTGATCCAGTACTTTCGAAAGACGGCACCATTTCCTGTGCCAGTTGCCATCAGCCGGATAAAGGCTTCAGTGATGCACGCGATCGTAGTATCGGTATCACAGGAAAGAAGGTTGCACGTTCTGCTCCGACATTATGGAACGTCGCTTTTCTCGATAAATTTTTCTGGGATGCGCGGGCTGCAACACTGGAACAGCAGGCTCAAGGACCATTATTTGATGCGATGGAAATGGGCAATACGCCGGAGCAGTTATTAGCAACTTTGCGCAATAACCCGGATTACCAAGTTATGTTTGCTCAAGCTTATCCAAAGGCAAGCGATATTGAGCTTGGCATGGTGTATCGCGCATTAGCGGCATTTCAAACATCGCTGATCTCGTTAAATAGTCGTTATGACAGATATGCCCATGGTTATCATCAGGCGCTTAGTCAAAGAGAAATTGCCGGGCTAAATGTTTTTCGTTCTTTCGTAGCCCGCTGCGCTGAATGTCATCAACCGCCGTTATTTACCAATAACCAGATCGCCGTTATTGGGACACCTGAACCTGAAGGCCGACCATTTGATATGGGTGCCGAGAACACGTATCACGTGTCACAATTGAAAGGTGGCTTTAAGGTGCCGACTTTGCGAAATATCGTTAAATCAGCCCCTTATATGCATTCTGGCCGTTATAACAAGCTGATTGATACCGTGAAATTTTATAACGATGGTCGGGGAAATGCTGTGCCTGAAGATCAGGAACTATTGCTACATTGGCATATTGCTGAACCTAATTTAACCGATGAAGAAATGCAGCTGATCGTTGAGTTTCTTGCCACCTTAACCGATGAAAGTTTAACGCCACAAATACCGAAGCATGTTCCGTCAGGATTAGCACCAATCGATCAGGCTTATCAGCAAAGCATTAATAATAAGCAAATAACAACTAACGACAATAATAAAGCAACAGAGCAACACGGAGATTAA
- a CDS encoding parallel beta-helix domain-containing protein, with protein sequence MSSGKIVAALLVVAAFVGGSYYGSVQVAAPVITNSSEGASYGGGYEQSSDSDASGQEAKPSKQVRYKSQVADRSIAGQTHVVNDGESIMAAVQNAQPGDTIQVMPGRYHETVYIDKDNISIIGVIEQGKRAVLDGKKQLNDAILYSGNNFIVENLEITNYKGNAIMGQAGNNFEIRNNLIVDTGVYGIFPQLGKNGVVEYNIVSGIEDAAIYVGMSDNIHVAHNDVFDSVAGIEIENSRHAIVENNNVHNNTGGILAFITPGLPIKTTFDVIIRNNFIVGNNHKNFGAPGSTVSGIPAGTGILIMAADDVVVEDNIIANNKTAGILITDHDNAPNTTIDPESDPKPDRVMILDNVMYNNGYDSIDEVKALLLTEFKQGNADIIRVGASEDSCIINRHRYTSAGVNKWQECAFTNTDELLSYLLDEPVAPRVIDPAERGSVVYNGICAGCHTYTGRMIGPPVQIIQALYMDNPQGIADYIANPSKKREDYPEMPPQNYLDEKTRLAAAKHMLSVTR encoded by the coding sequence ATGAGTTCAGGAAAAATAGTAGCAGCGCTACTGGTGGTGGCTGCCTTTGTTGGCGGAAGTTACTATGGCAGTGTGCAAGTAGCAGCGCCAGTGATAACGAATAGTTCGGAGGGGGCAAGTTATGGCGGGGGCTATGAGCAGTCGTCAGATAGTGATGCAAGCGGGCAAGAAGCTAAGCCAAGTAAGCAAGTTAGGTATAAAAGCCAAGTTGCGGATCGTTCTATTGCGGGTCAAACCCACGTGGTCAACGATGGTGAATCTATTATGGCGGCAGTGCAAAACGCTCAGCCTGGCGATACGATTCAGGTGATGCCGGGCAGATATCATGAAACGGTTTATATCGATAAAGATAACATCAGTATTATTGGAGTGATTGAGCAAGGAAAACGTGCGGTGCTCGATGGTAAAAAGCAATTAAATGATGCGATTTTATATTCAGGCAATAACTTTATCGTGGAAAATTTAGAGATCACTAACTATAAAGGCAATGCCATTATGGGGCAGGCAGGTAATAACTTTGAAATTCGTAATAACCTGATTGTTGATACGGGTGTGTATGGTATTTTCCCGCAACTGGGTAAAAATGGTGTGGTGGAATATAACATTGTTTCCGGTATTGAAGATGCGGCAATTTATGTTGGGATGAGTGATAACATTCATGTTGCTCACAATGATGTTTTCGACAGCGTTGCCGGCATCGAAATTGAAAACTCTCGTCATGCGATTGTTGAAAACAACAATGTTCACAATAATACGGGTGGGATCTTAGCCTTTATTACTCCGGGCCTACCGATTAAAACGACCTTTGATGTCATTATTCGAAATAATTTTATTGTTGGTAATAATCATAAAAACTTTGGCGCACCAGGTTCAACTGTCAGCGGAATTCCGGCTGGTACCGGTATTTTGATCATGGCTGCTGATGATGTGGTGGTGGAAGATAATATTATCGCCAATAATAAAACCGCCGGTATTTTGATCACAGATCATGATAATGCGCCAAATACTACGATAGATCCTGAATCTGATCCTAAACCGGATCGGGTGATGATCTTAGATAACGTCATGTATAACAATGGTTATGATAGCATTGATGAGGTTAAGGCCTTGTTGCTGACCGAATTTAAACAAGGAAATGCAGATATTATTCGGGTTGGAGCCAGTGAAGACAGCTGTATTATTAATCGTCACCGTTATACTTCTGCCGGTGTGAATAAATGGCAAGAATGTGCGTTTACTAATACCGATGAGTTGTTGAGTTATTTACTGGATGAACCTGTCGCTCCGCGGGTGATAGATCCGGCTGAGCGTGGTAGTGTGGTCTACAATGGTATTTGTGCTGGTTGCCATACCTATACTGGCCGTATGATAGGACCGCCGGTACAAATTATTCAGGCGCTGTATATGGATAACCCACAAGGAATTGCTGATTATATTGCCAATCCAAGCAAGAAGCGCGAAGATTACCCGGAAATGCCGCCACAAAATTACCTTGACGAAAAAACACGTTTGGCAGCTGCAAAACATATGCTTAGTGTCACACGCTAA
- a CDS encoding EF-hand domain-containing protein, whose translation MKNLAMTLSAVFMLASVNVYAGSDFSSLDADGNGAISQAEAQKNSALAEQFKKLDTNADGELSKEEFAGFEG comes from the coding sequence ATGAAAAATTTAGCGATGACATTATCAGCAGTATTTATGCTAGCGTCAGTAAATGTATATGCAGGTTCAGATTTTAGTAGTTTAGACGCAGATGGCAATGGTGCTATTAGCCAAGCAGAAGCACAAAAGAATTCAGCATTAGCAGAGCAGTTTAAAAAACTTGATACCAATGCTGATGGCGAGTTAAGCAAGGAAGAGTTTGCTGGTTTTGAAGGCTAG
- a CDS encoding MATE family efflux transporter yields MTTQEKNTQLPTSKLGIRQLFKLALKGNHQDLTSGSIGVAAFLLAVPMVLEMLMESIFAITDIFFVSGLGAQAVAVVGLTEAVLTLLYAVAIGFSMAVTATVARRYGEKNTEQANVVAGQTLWIGLAVALLVGIVGLNFAEDILALMGGDQALITAGKDYTTIMLTGSITILYLFLLNAIFRGAGDASVAMRSLWLANGINIVLDPLLIYGIGPFPEMGLTGAAVATTIGRGTGVLYQLSYLFGIKGRIQLAWQHLALNAAICLNLIKLSFGGVVQFLIATASWIALVRIVSTFGSEAVAGYTIAIRVFMFAILPAWGLSNAVATLVGQNLGANQPDRAEQSVWRIAKYNIYFLLAVAVLFILIPTQIIGLFTSEAKVLAYGVDCLRYISYGNGFFALGMILVQAFNGAGDTMTPTRINFICYWLIQIPLAYGLAKWLELGPTGVFISVTLAQLVFAFIGWRVFNKGHWKLKTV; encoded by the coding sequence TTGACAACTCAAGAAAAAAATACTCAATTACCAACGAGTAAACTTGGTATTCGCCAGCTATTTAAACTGGCACTAAAAGGTAATCATCAAGACTTAACCTCAGGTTCTATTGGCGTAGCAGCATTTTTGCTCGCAGTACCTATGGTATTAGAAATGTTAATGGAATCGATATTTGCAATAACAGATATCTTTTTCGTTTCTGGGCTTGGCGCTCAAGCTGTTGCCGTGGTTGGTTTAACCGAAGCCGTGCTCACACTACTTTATGCCGTTGCCATAGGTTTTAGTATGGCAGTAACGGCAACCGTTGCCCGTCGTTACGGTGAAAAGAATACAGAACAGGCTAATGTCGTTGCAGGACAAACCCTCTGGATAGGGCTGGCAGTAGCCTTACTAGTTGGCATAGTTGGGCTTAATTTTGCGGAAGATATTCTCGCGTTAATGGGCGGAGATCAAGCCTTAATAACCGCGGGAAAGGACTACACCACAATAATGCTCACCGGTTCTATTACCATTTTGTATCTGTTTTTGCTTAATGCAATATTTAGAGGCGCTGGAGATGCTTCTGTTGCTATGCGCTCGCTATGGCTGGCTAACGGTATTAATATCGTGCTCGATCCGCTGTTAATTTATGGTATCGGCCCATTTCCAGAAATGGGCTTAACTGGTGCCGCAGTAGCAACCACTATTGGTCGGGGGACAGGCGTCCTCTATCAATTAAGCTACTTATTTGGCATTAAAGGTCGCATTCAACTTGCCTGGCAACATTTAGCATTAAATGCAGCTATTTGTCTGAATTTGATCAAGCTGTCATTTGGCGGTGTAGTGCAATTTTTAATTGCTACCGCCAGCTGGATTGCCTTAGTACGTATTGTCTCAACCTTTGGCAGTGAAGCTGTCGCCGGCTATACCATAGCGATAAGAGTGTTTATGTTCGCCATTTTACCAGCTTGGGGCTTAAGCAATGCAGTAGCGACATTAGTTGGGCAAAACTTAGGGGCAAACCAACCGGATAGAGCGGAACAATCGGTATGGCGTATTGCTAAATACAATATTTATTTTTTATTAGCAGTTGCAGTGCTATTTATTCTAATACCAACGCAAATTATCGGTTTATTTACCTCTGAAGCCAAAGTGCTAGCTTATGGAGTAGATTGCTTGCGTTATATTAGCTATGGCAATGGTTTCTTCGCTTTAGGGATGATCTTAGTGCAGGCATTTAACGGCGCTGGTGATACCATGACGCCAACTCGGATCAACTTTATTTGCTATTGGCTAATTCAGATACCGCTGGCTTATGGCTTGGCAAAATGGCTGGAATTAGGACCAACCGGCGTCTTTATATCGGTTACCCTGGCACAATTAGTGTTTGCTTTTATCGGCTGGCGGGTGTTTAACAAAGGCCACTGGAAGTTAAAAACAGTATAG
- a CDS encoding ornithine cyclodeaminase family protein translates to MIPAEQINQILTFPALVDAIEQAFTQDISVPPRLHFDMENPKAARETTLLMMPAWQAGDLAGVKLVTVAPENSKKQLPSIQGIYLLFDVDTGSLKTTLDAPSLTAKRTAAASALASRFLSRPDSSTLLMVGTGTLAPQLIAAHASVRPITKVLVWGRSLAKAQQICQQVAHLAIEVEAIDDLETHIAQADIISCATLSQQPLIFGDWLVPGQHLDMVGAYRPDMREMDDSCLTKARVFVDNFEGALRETGDIAIPLATGVLTKEAIKADLFALSRKEYVIEREQGDITVFKSVGHALEDLAAAKMVYSKL, encoded by the coding sequence ATGATCCCGGCTGAACAAATCAATCAAATCCTCACCTTTCCAGCATTAGTAGACGCCATTGAGCAGGCATTTACCCAAGATATTAGTGTGCCGCCTCGATTACATTTTGATATGGAAAACCCTAAAGCGGCGCGAGAAACCACTTTATTAATGATGCCAGCGTGGCAGGCCGGTGATTTAGCTGGAGTAAAACTTGTCACAGTTGCGCCAGAGAACAGTAAAAAGCAGTTACCTTCTATACAAGGTATTTATTTGTTATTTGATGTCGATACCGGCTCGTTAAAGACAACATTAGATGCGCCATCATTAACGGCTAAACGTACTGCAGCAGCGTCGGCATTAGCCTCACGCTTTTTATCTCGACCTGATAGTTCAACCTTACTTATGGTCGGGACCGGTACATTGGCACCCCAGCTAATTGCTGCACATGCCAGTGTTCGTCCTATTACTAAGGTGCTGGTATGGGGGCGAAGCTTAGCAAAAGCTCAGCAAATATGTCAGCAAGTGGCCCATTTAGCTATTGAAGTAGAGGCAATTGATGACCTTGAAACACATATAGCTCAAGCCGATATTATTTCTTGTGCGACATTAAGTCAGCAGCCGCTTATTTTTGGTGATTGGTTAGTGCCAGGACAACATCTTGATATGGTTGGCGCTTATCGTCCTGATATGCGGGAAATGGACGATAGCTGTCTGACAAAGGCTAGAGTCTTTGTTGATAATTTTGAAGGGGCGCTACGAGAAACAGGTGATATCGCGATACCATTAGCTACTGGGGTACTAACCAAAGAGGCGATAAAGGCAGACCTGTTTGCCTTATCTCGGAAAGAATATGTCATTGAACGTGAGCAAGGTGATATTACGGTATTTAAATCTGTTGGTCATGCCTTAGAAGATTTAGCAGCGGCGAAAATGGTATATAGCAAGCTGTAG
- a CDS encoding sensor histidine kinase, whose protein sequence is MNTAASFNNKLSRRVLVYIILCSSILSVASTAIQVYVAYQKDITRLNQRFDNIESSYIQSISTSLWDFNEPLVQQQIQGIVKLPDIRYVKITTGFGKVYQYGNADIVAKKVVEYPIFYGENDIGVIHIAADYQDIYQNIQQQAGFIVTSEFIKIFIVALFIMFIVHWLITRHIYHITSYSQNVKTENLNEPLVLTNRSKKKDELDELVDAINKMRLALKNDIVKLEEAENALINLNGELEIKVYDRTAKLAASNQQLQQSLDDLTLAKDQLVQSEKMASLGQLVAGVAHEVNTPLGICVTSITALKEKVFDLSRAVEQENLTKSQLTSTLSLLVEYQEIIERSLNKAVELIRGFKSVAVEQHTDPELNINLAQHVNDVVNTVKTLFKRRNYTINLSVDKDLNLVTYPSAWNQILTNFMTNSHVHGFEGRDEGEINITFTASNGYLTLLYSDNGIGLSEDIKKRIFDPFVTTKRGQGGSGLGMNIVYNLVNAKLGGTIKCLDTKVGCSFQVKVPIEQAKNPKKLSEV, encoded by the coding sequence ATGAATACAGCGGCCTCATTTAACAATAAATTAAGTCGGCGCGTATTAGTTTATATTATTTTATGTAGCTCAATTCTTTCTGTCGCCTCTACCGCGATACAGGTTTATGTTGCTTACCAAAAAGATATTACTCGGCTCAATCAGCGTTTTGATAATATTGAGTCGAGTTATATTCAATCAATTTCTACTAGTTTATGGGACTTTAACGAACCGCTGGTACAACAGCAAATTCAAGGCATAGTTAAACTCCCGGATATTCGATACGTTAAGATCACTACAGGTTTTGGTAAAGTTTACCAGTATGGTAATGCCGATATCGTTGCGAAAAAGGTGGTGGAGTATCCAATCTTTTATGGTGAAAACGATATTGGTGTAATTCATATCGCTGCTGATTATCAGGATATTTATCAAAATATTCAGCAACAAGCGGGTTTTATTGTCACTTCCGAGTTTATTAAAATCTTTATTGTTGCCTTGTTTATTATGTTTATTGTGCATTGGCTGATCACTCGGCATATTTATCATATCACCAGCTATTCTCAGAACGTTAAAACGGAAAACCTCAACGAGCCTCTTGTGCTTACTAATCGTAGTAAGAAAAAAGATGAACTCGATGAATTAGTCGATGCGATTAATAAAATGCGCTTAGCGTTAAAAAATGACATAGTGAAACTCGAAGAAGCAGAAAATGCGTTGATCAACCTTAACGGTGAGCTGGAAATTAAAGTCTATGACCGAACGGCAAAACTCGCTGCCAGCAATCAACAGTTACAACAATCGCTCGATGATTTAACGCTGGCGAAAGATCAACTCGTGCAGTCGGAAAAAATGGCATCGCTGGGGCAACTGGTGGCCGGTGTTGCACATGAAGTTAACACACCATTAGGCATCTGCGTTACGTCGATCACTGCCCTTAAGGAAAAAGTGTTTGATTTAAGTCGCGCAGTTGAGCAGGAAAATCTAACTAAATCACAATTAACCTCGACTTTATCCTTGTTAGTGGAATATCAGGAAATTATTGAGCGTAGTCTGAATAAAGCGGTGGAATTAATTCGCGGTTTTAAATCAGTGGCGGTTGAGCAACATACCGATCCTGAGCTTAATATTAATTTGGCTCAACACGTCAATGATGTGGTTAATACCGTAAAAACCTTATTTAAAAGACGAAACTACACCATTAACCTCTCGGTTGATAAAGATTTGAACCTAGTGACATATCCTAGTGCTTGGAACCAAATCCTAACCAACTTTATGACCAATTCTCATGTTCATGGTTTTGAAGGTCGGGATGAAGGTGAGATCAATATTACTTTTACCGCCAGTAATGGTTATCTAACCTTACTATATAGCGATAATGGCATCGGCCTCAGTGAAGATATTAAAAAGCGTATTTTTGATCCTTTTGTTACCACTAAACGCGGTCAAGGGGGATCAGGTCTAGGGATGAACATTGTTTATAACCTAGTGAATGCTAAATTAGGCGGCACCATCAAATGCTTAGATACCAAAGTTGGTTGTAGTTTTCAGGTAAAAGTACCGATTGAACAAGCGAAAAATCCTAAAAAATTATCTGAAGTGTAA
- a CDS encoding winged helix-turn-helix domain-containing protein: protein MKTINIKHPKDLARLRRIALTAQGLLQTQPFGRGLAGTRKAINHLGYVQLDTVSVVERAHHHVLYARVPNFKPEMLDQLLISQDIFEYWAHAAAFLPIDEFRFTLPYKQAIKSGQTHWYKNQDRKLMNELLARIRSDGPLRSRDLESNTSNRAGWWDWKPAKKALEQLYMEGDLMVCDRQGFQKTYDLTERVLPPKVNTTMPEIEEFAEHVINKQIRCHGFATLKGLTYNESRNTKLRKAVNTLINEYLLAGKLEQIQLNNGEAFVIEAESFDRRMPRVANRMQILSPFDNSVIQRERLKTVFDYDYKIECYTPEAKRQYGYFCLPLLYRDQFIGRMDCKAHRKIKQLEIKSLHFEPHSYHQDNVISAFIAAIKPFMQFQQCNSVSLTKVQPQHLAQGINEALKTL, encoded by the coding sequence TTGAAAACAATTAATATTAAACACCCAAAAGACTTAGCACGTTTACGTCGTATTGCCTTAACAGCGCAAGGTTTGCTACAAACTCAGCCTTTTGGCCGAGGTTTAGCTGGAACCCGTAAAGCGATCAATCATTTAGGTTATGTCCAGCTGGATACAGTTTCAGTGGTTGAGCGCGCCCATCACCATGTACTCTACGCCAGAGTCCCTAATTTTAAGCCTGAGATGTTAGACCAGCTGCTGATTAGCCAAGATATTTTTGAATATTGGGCTCATGCCGCCGCTTTTCTGCCAATCGACGAATTTCGCTTCACTTTACCTTACAAACAAGCGATTAAAAGCGGCCAAACGCATTGGTATAAAAATCAAGACCGCAAGCTGATGAATGAATTGCTCGCTCGCATCCGCAGCGATGGCCCGTTGCGCTCGCGAGATCTTGAATCAAATACCTCAAACCGTGCTGGCTGGTGGGATTGGAAGCCGGCAAAAAAAGCACTAGAACAATTATATATGGAAGGCGATTTGATGGTTTGTGATCGTCAGGGCTTTCAGAAAACCTACGACCTTACCGAACGAGTTTTACCGCCGAAGGTAAATACGACCATGCCAGAGATCGAAGAGTTTGCCGAGCACGTTATTAACAAACAAATACGTTGTCATGGTTTTGCCACGCTTAAAGGGTTGACCTATAACGAATCTCGCAACACTAAGCTGCGAAAGGCGGTAAATACATTAATTAACGAGTACTTACTGGCTGGGAAATTAGAACAAATTCAGTTAAACAATGGCGAAGCGTTTGTCATAGAAGCGGAATCATTTGATCGCCGAATGCCCCGCGTCGCTAATCGCATGCAGATACTGTCACCATTTGACAATAGTGTTATTCAGCGCGAGCGGCTAAAAACAGTCTTTGATTACGATTATAAAATAGAGTGTTATACCCCTGAAGCGAAACGACAATATGGCTATTTTTGTCTGCCGCTGCTTTATCGTGACCAGTTTATTGGTCGAATGGATTGTAAGGCGCATCGAAAAATAAAACAGCTAGAAATCAAGTCGCTGCATTTTGAACCACACAGTTATCATCAAGATAACGTGATCAGTGCTTTTATAGCAGCCATTAAACCATTTATGCAGTTTCAACAATGTAACTCAGTATCTTTAACGAAAGTTCAGCCACAACATTTAGCTCAAGGCATTAATGAAGCGCTAAAAACTTTATAG
- a CDS encoding glutathione S-transferase family protein: MSVTESKQCELIFYTNPASRGQIARWMLEEVGVEYRQILLDYDQNMKADEYLAINPMGKVPAISHNGKIVTECAAICAYLADAYPEQGLAPKLNERADYYRWLFFTSGPVEAAIIDKARNIDIPDEHKRMVGYAGYQQTVEVLAQAVSANPYVAGQHFSAADVYVGSHVIWGIEFGSLPKRPEFEDYAAKLKTRAAYLAAKEIDAKLMSEQG; this comes from the coding sequence ATGAGTGTCACAGAATCCAAACAATGCGAGCTGATCTTTTATACCAATCCAGCATCTCGCGGTCAGATTGCCCGATGGATGTTAGAAGAGGTTGGAGTTGAATACCGCCAGATACTGCTTGATTATGATCAAAATATGAAGGCCGATGAGTACTTAGCCATTAACCCTATGGGTAAAGTACCAGCGATCAGTCACAATGGAAAAATAGTAACTGAATGTGCGGCCATTTGCGCTTATCTCGCTGATGCTTATCCAGAACAAGGCTTAGCGCCAAAGTTAAATGAAAGAGCTGATTACTACCGCTGGCTGTTTTTTACTTCAGGCCCTGTAGAAGCGGCTATTATCGACAAAGCCCGCAATATCGATATTCCTGATGAACACAAACGTATGGTCGGATACGCTGGTTACCAGCAAACCGTAGAGGTGCTAGCCCAAGCGGTATCTGCAAATCCTTATGTTGCAGGTCAACACTTTAGTGCTGCCGATGTCTATGTCGGTTCTCACGTTATTTGGGGCATAGAGTTTGGCAGCTTACCCAAACGGCCTGAGTTTGAGGATTATGCCGCTAAGCTCAAAACGCGCGCGGCCTATCTCGCTGCCAAAGAAATCGACGCGAAATTGATGAGTGAGCAAGGCTAA
- a CDS encoding CBS domain-containing protein, which yields MSQITVQVKDAMATDCYQFADGMLTVLEGIKLAQQHKVKALIINKRNENDEYGMVMLADIAKQVIAKNRSPERVNLYEIMAKPILTVPSNMEVRYCARLFERFGIHTAPVMDNHKIIGMVDYTDMVLSHVTDEKISL from the coding sequence ATGAGCCAGATAACAGTTCAGGTTAAAGATGCAATGGCGACAGATTGTTATCAATTTGCCGACGGTATGCTCACAGTATTAGAGGGCATCAAACTGGCACAACAACACAAAGTCAAAGCGTTAATTATCAATAAGCGCAACGAAAATGACGAATACGGTATGGTAATGCTCGCCGATATTGCCAAACAAGTGATTGCCAAAAATCGCTCACCAGAGCGAGTAAACCTCTATGAAATTATGGCAAAACCTATCCTAACTGTGCCATCAAACATGGAAGTGCGTTATTGCGCAAGGCTATTTGAACGCTTTGGTATTCATACTGCGCCAGTGATGGATAATCATAAAATTATCGGCATGGTTGATTATACCGATATGGTGTTATCACATGTTACAGATGAGAAAATAAGCCTTTGA
- a CDS encoding P-II family nitrogen regulator, with translation MQFKLLIAFVDDDVTEAVMKEARRAGATGATIINNARGEGIKRQRTFFGMQLETQRDVLLFVVERHLARKVLERIAKIAGFDDESGKGIAIQIDVEDAVGVAHQIERLKGKVEEEL, from the coding sequence ATGCAATTTAAATTACTTATTGCGTTTGTTGATGACGATGTCACCGAAGCGGTTATGAAAGAAGCAAGGCGTGCTGGTGCCACCGGTGCCACTATTATTAACAACGCGCGCGGCGAAGGCATTAAACGCCAACGAACATTTTTTGGTATGCAACTGGAAACACAGCGTGATGTATTACTGTTTGTAGTTGAGCGACACTTAGCAAGAAAAGTACTGGAACGTATTGCTAAAATTGCCGGTTTTGACGATGAATCAGGCAAAGGTATCGCCATTCAAATCGATGTTGAAGACGCCGTTGGAGTTGCTCATCAGATAGAAAGATTAAAAGGTAAAGTTGAGGAAGAATTATGA